The genomic segment ACCTTTTGATAGAGGATGCCGCGTCCGTCTGGAGAAAAAGTTGGCCGGTAGTTTATCAAGCCGTCGTTGACCGACAGCCGCTGCTCATTTGTTCCATCGGTGCGAATGCGATAGATGTTCCACCCGTGATAAAGGCTCACGTCGAAGTTGAACGGCTCACCCGGCCCATCATATCGAAAGAACGTGATCCACTGATTGTCTGGTGAAACGCGCGGATTGAAACTGCCTTTGGGGTTATTTGTGATGCGCCTGATATTACGCCCGTCTGCGTTCATGATGGCAACTTCTGGCACAGGTCCCCAACGATAGCTGTTGAACACAATGCGTCCATCAGGCGCCCACACAGGATCAACATCGGCTCCATCAGTGGTCAGTTGTCGTTGATTACGTCCTGCATCGTCCATGACCCAGATATTGCCGTCTCGAGCAAAGACGATACGAGCGCCATCTGGCGAGAAGACGGGATGGCTGTCATTGAAGCGATTGTTAGTGAGTCGCCGAGCGCGTCCACCTGTTGTATTGACCACGTAGATTTCTTGTGTCTCTGAGACTGGTTGACCGTTATTATCGAGACTCGCCGATGTATAAACGATCCGTCGTCCGTCCGGCGACAAAAACGGCGTAGCAACAAATGCTTCGCCCTGTGTGCGCGATTGGAGATTGCTGCCGTCGGCATTCATGACGTAGATCTGTGGCCGACCCTCAAATTCGCGGCTAATGAATGCGATCGTTCCGGCAAGTTGTGGCGTCGGGTCAGGCGGCGGTTGTCCCGGCTGCAATTGAATCACGCCCCATTGCGCGGTGTTAATGAACTCGAGGCCGAATAGCCCGCCCAGTTCACCAGCGACGCCTTCTGCGCCAAGGCGAATCAACCAGAAGATGTTAAACCGGAGGCGTCCGTTCATATCCGTGCTAATATCCTCGGCATCCCCAGAATTGAGCGGGATGGCATACTCGATGATGTAGTCGCCGATGCCGCGAGGATTTGTATGAACAATGCGCCCGATCCCGTCAATGCGTCGGTCGGCATTATCTTGCCCTTCAGGAACCCGATGCAAATCGGCATAGAGACCGCGTTGTCCCCCGTCAATGTTCGGTTGAACCGTCACCAACAACTTTTCATCCTCGCCAAAATTGTATGTCCCATTGTTGTTGCTATCGAAATAGATGGTGAACAAATCGAAGCCGCGACCGGCGACATTCGGGTTGTTGTACGGCAGTCCGTAGATGCGCGCTCCGAGATACAAGTTTTTGTGATCATTCATCAGGTAGAGGTCAGCAGGGATGGGCTCTGTATCTTCACCTGTGTTCAGATTGATCATGAAGAATGTCAAGGGTTCGAGTCGGGCAGCATCCCACTCACCGGGGGCGAATCGTCCGTCAATTACAGGCGGCCTGGCCGTGAACACGCTGTTGATGATGGTATCTGTCTGCCCCGTCGCCGTTGAGGTTGAAACAGGCCATGAGATCATCATTGAGAGCAGAAGCGAGCAAACAGTCGTCGGAAGCAAGAGCGAATTCAGTTTCATCGAGTTCCTCCATGTTGAGAAGAAAACGCGGATGATGCAGCGTTGGCGCACACAGGCCGTCACTCATTGGCCAACACTTCTTGAATACATGGCCGCCGCGTTCCGTTAATGTTTGACCATCTGTGGCGCACATATCTATGCAGAAAACTCTTGGCGATGTCGGGCTCTCCTGCAATAGCGACCGGCGTCATTTTACCACACCGACTCGTTTGAGCAAGCTGAGATTTCAAGGGAATCACTCATGTAGGTACGTTCACCACGAAGAAGGAAAATGACGTACGGCACGTTGCCAAATTGCGCCACACTTGTTCTCGCGGGAATCGGTCACAGCCCAACGTACACCACGAAAGATCAAAATACAATTCTTCCGTGAAGTGCGTCTGTTTCGCTGGCTCCTTCAAAGGAATCGCTCTATTGCACGCCATGAAGAACGAGCATGGATCAGGCGCGGGAACGCTAGTGCCACATCCTCAAAGGAGCCAGCTCCATCAGCGGCGTTGTTAGACGCCGCAAGCTGGTAGCCAGACGTGAAACGTCTGGAAGGGCGTCATCTCACAATCCTTCGCGCCCTGAAGGGGCGCCACCGTTCCCCATCGGCTGGCTCATGCTGCTGACTGGCAGGCCGCCAGGGCGCAGCTCTGGCGCGTCTCCAACGCGCTACTCTGGTCCGATCTGCTC from the Blastocatellia bacterium genome contains:
- a CDS encoding DPP IV N-terminal domain-containing protein — its product is MKLNSLLLPTTVCSLLLSMMISWPVSTSTATGQTDTIINSVFTARPPVIDGRFAPGEWDAARLEPLTFFMINLNTGEDTEPIPADLYLMNDHKNLYLGARIYGLPYNNPNVAGRGFDLFTIYFDSNNNGTYNFGEDEKLLVTVQPNIDGGQRGLYADLHRVPEGQDNADRRIDGIGRIVHTNPRGIGDYIIEYAIPLNSGDAEDISTDMNGRLRFNIFWLIRLGAEGVAGELGGLFGLEFINTAQWGVIQLQPGQPPPDPTPQLAGTIAFISREFEGRPQIYVMNADGSNLQSRTQGEAFVATPFLSPDGRRIVYTSASLDNNGQPVSETQEIYVVNTTGGRARRLTNNRFNDSHPVFSPDGARIVFARDGNIWVMDDAGRNQRQLTTDGADVDPVWAPDGRIVFNSYRWGPVPEVAIMNADGRNIRRITNNPKGSFNPRVSPDNQWITFFRYDGPGEPFNFDVSLYHGWNIYRIRTDGTNEQRLSVNDGLINYRPTFSPDGRGILYQKV